The Setaria viridis chromosome 9, Setaria_viridis_v4.0, whole genome shotgun sequence sequence TCCGGTAGAGTATCTTTTAGTTTTGACATTTTTACAACGAGAAGCTAGCATTGTCAAGCATGGTCGATATGGTGTCCACCTGGATGATGCCATTTTGAGCCATTAAttaattgttgtaggagaaaaaaaatagagaatgAATAATCAGTCACACTATTCTTTGTAGCTATGCTTTTTACTGTTGGCCCTTCTATCAGAGCACATATTGTTTCCTTGTGGTGGATCATAGTTTCCAAGGATCGGATGGTTCATAGAATTTTTCCTTGTGTGCATCTTTTAACTAAATTATTGGTAAGCTTGAAATGCAACTTCACACCATAAGCTAAATGTAAACTAAGGTATTTTGATCTCTTTTCTTTACTTGGACTTTTTCTGTAGATGTGAGTGCTTCTTGGAACAATATCCCTAAAAGACGAGATGTGCTTCTAGAGGCATTTGGATATGTTTGCCCGTTACAAAGGGTATGATTATGTATATATCATCTTGTTGCTACATAATCGGAAAGCTTCTATAGTCCTGCTTATGCATGGTTTGCCGTCAAACTTAGTTCACCAATCTTTTGGCATCCAATAGCTAAAAGCCAATCTTAGGATGTGCCTGGGCAGCAAATGCCACATCTTTCAGCACTCGACGGTCCAATTCACCATGTTCATAACACACAGGTTGGAATGCGGGATACAAGTAAAATTATAGCGACTTAGTTTttatattaaataaataattGGGAGATTATTCGTGCATGGTCTGAACTGCAAATAAAGTTTATCAAATTTGTAGTAGTAGAAAGGTTCTTTCTTGGAAGTAGTGAATTTGTGAAAGGTTACTTTTGCGGTGGTGGAGGACATGTTTTTCATTTATCTAAGTTCTGctgttcatttttttatttgaattaaCTTGTAGCATTTTGAACAGCAGAGAGTGCAAGAGTGGTCAATAATACATTAGCAAATGGTACAACAGTAGCTAGTGGAACAACAATATCAACACCTAGCTGGCATGACCTCCAGATCTATGGTGTTGTGATTGCCATATTGCTCTATTTTATTGTATTTGGCGGTGTCAAAACTATCAACAAGGTCACACCTGCTTTCTTAATACCAGTCCTTTTCTCAATTTTCTGCATTATTATTGGCGTCTTTATTGCACCAGGGTCTGATGCTTTAAGTAGTCCTTTGACTATCATTTTGTTGAACATTCTTTTTTGACTTTTTCCTAACTAGAGGGGATCACTGGGTTGAGTATAATTACACTTTGGACAACTGTAGTTCAGACTACCAACCTACAAACAATGCTGGAGTACCTGATCCAAATGGATCGTCGATATATTGGGATTTTAAGTGCATCCTTTTTCTCTGCTACTTATTCTCGCCTTTTGATCCTTCCAATTAGTGACATAACAATGTGATTTATTCATCCTTTTTAATTCTCTTTAAGCAATGCACACATACTAACAAGTTTATGTTTCCGTTTCAGTGCATTATTTGAGTAATATAATGATTATGCCTTTTTTATTGGTTATTTAAGTGTGGTGTTTGTTGGTCTTATCTATAAAATAAAACTTTCCCAGTGCTAGTTTGTCCATTGTTTGTTGTTTAATTGCTCTAAATTGTGCAGTATAGTGAACAAAATTACACCAAAGAACTTGATCTACTCAAGGGTCAACTAATGGGAGCTGGAATCACTACTGCTGATATTTTGAAGGTTCGTTTCATTCTGCCCAAAAATTCCCTTGGGTAAAAACTTTCAGCACTGGATTCGCCCTTGTCCTTTTATTGCTGTCTGTTTTCTGAAACTTTAAAACCTGTGCTTTTGATTCAGGATGTTATTTCTCTAATATTTGAGAAGGAAAATTTTGAGCCTACCTTCTGTCCGATGTATGCTCAACTTTGTTCTGATCTCAATGACAAGCTCCCATCATTCCCTCCTGAAGAACCAGGTGGTAAAGAGATCACATTGAAACGTGTGCTATTGAATGATCGTCAGGAAGCCTATGAAGGTGCCAGCAGCCGAAGAGCTGAGATTGCAAAATTAACTGGTCCTGACCAAGAGACATAGTGAAGGGACAATGAACTGTCATCCAAACTTAGAACATTCGGTTAGTTAGTGAGCTACTCAAGCAAAAAAGGGTTACTGAGAAAATAGTTCATCACATTGTTATGGTATATGGTACGTATCAGGATGCCTCGACAGGAGGAGGTAAATAAAATCACTCAACTATGGTTTAGCTACCCTATGTTCATTGGATTTTCAGTGACACTGATCGCAAGCGTGCTTAGATTCTGTTATTTTGATATGCCAATCTGATTGTACTGTAGTTAATGCTTGATACCAGATTTTGAATGCTCATAATGGCTGTCATATTGTTGCCAACCATATGTTGTAGAATGGTCAAAAGGCATAGTGACGGTATTGTATTTCCACTTTCAGTTCCCTTGTAAAATTATTCTGAGATCTGTGCTGTTTATGACTTTCAGATTAAGGCTAAGACAATCAGTGGAATTCACTGAGGCTGAAAAGAATCTTGGTTTACGACCTGGAACAGCAGCAGTCATTAGGAATGGTCGTAGTTCACCAGGAGGTTTCCAATGAATCTGCCAGGAACTGGAGGTATGGTGCCTGGAATGCCTGGGTCAAGAAAGATGCCTGGAGTGCCTGGGTTAGATAATGATAACTTGGAAGTTCTGTGTTCTAGATCAATGCCAAGAGGCAACTCACTTCGCAACCAGAGTCTGTTGCTTAATAAGCCGTCAACAGTTCACAAGGCATCATCTATTAACTCTAGGCTTCCTCGTCAAGCCAGTGCAGCAGCACTGATTGGCATGAGTGCACTTTTGGAAACTGGTCCACCATCACGTCCTTCCAGCTTTGCTGCTGGTCCAACACCAACTCAAACCACACCATCTCCAAAACCATTTTAAGTGCAGCTCCAGCCATTGTCCCTGCCCCTGGTATACCAGCCACTGTTCCCAAGGAGTATTTTGGTATAGGTATTTTGGATGAAGCGCAACAATATATCGAGGAGTTGCAGAGTCATGGTTGCTACCCTGCAATCGTTAAGGAAGCTATCAATCTCGCCCTAGGTAAAGGTACCAATTTTTGTTGATACTCTTGTTAGGCTACTGGAGCATCTATACACAGAAAAATTTCAAGGCTCAAGACCTGGAAACTGGATGCTTGCTATGATGCTTATAACTTGGTCAAATTATTGCTCGTCTGACTTTGTGGTGCGGCTTGAGATTTGAAGCTGTGGAGGAGGTTTTAAAGAAAATGGAGGATACCTTCTACCATAAGACAATTTTTAATGCCTTCATGAAAACCATGGAAGCAAACCCGTCAGGTCAGGCTATCTTGGATTCACATGCTGCTGTAATCAACGCCTGCACCAGCTTTTTGGAATAATTGCTCCCAGCAGTTTATGGCCTATATCTTTTCTGGATGCTATATCTGGTTCGGGGGCAGCATTGTGTATTATCGTAATAGTTTAGGTGTCCAAGGAACTCTACCAAAGATGCGAGGAACAGCCAGGTTTGAGCAGTATAATTTTGCAAGATCGGATGAGTGTTGATTATTATTGTTTTGGTGATGATGAATGGAAAGAAGGAAACCATAGGTTTTGCTCTTGGGTGGCAAGCTTAATTCGCTGGAGCCCGAGATGAACAAGGTTGAATGTGATGTTTTTGTGCCCACCTCTTAAATCTTGTTAGTTCTTTTTCTGTGACTACACGTTTTGTAACAATGTACGTTCGTGGTGGCTGCTTTAGCCTGCGATGGTGTCATGTGGCCCTGAATTTCCCTGCTGTTAACTGAAGATTATGATGTTAGGCTGCATTTGCATATGGCATTCCgctttgatgaattgatgctgccaTTTCGTCCTTCAGCTGCACAACTGCTTGTTTACGAAGTTGTGAGAATTTTGCCATTGTATCAGCTAGCGTGATTATTTTCATAGAAATTTGCATGATTTCATCGGCTTAGGTGAAAGCTCAGGTGCCTGCCGTTCAGTTCAGGCCTTTCAGCTTGGTGTCGCATTTGCAAAGCTCGCCAAGCCGTTTCTTTGTTGGTGAATGACTTTGGGTTCATGGTGTAGGAGGGCgccgtggtggaggcggcggccgcctcggTCTCCCGACATGGGACGCCGCCAAGAGCGACAgtgaggggcggcgcggggaacAAGCCACGGaggaagggggcggcgcggaggaatTGCGCGAGGTAGTTGCTCCCTCCgtttcatctctctctctctctggtcgAACCGGGAAACACGGACCAAACAGGCCGACTCGCGCTGCGCGGCGGGCCGGGCACCCTCAGTTTTCCAGGGCCTTCACTCCTCGATTGCTGGATCGGGCCAGATGCCACCTCATTTTCATCCCTCTCAGCAACGTGGTAAATTTCGCCCCACGCACATTCAGGTCAAGTAGAAGATCAGTGGCaccaaaatttcaaatttgGCAGGTTCctgttacaattttttttaagtgCACGCTCTCCATCCTCGCGTGTCAAAACTGTGCCTGCCCACAGACGTGAACTTTGAAGGTACACACACGCATTCACGTCAAAGTCGAAAGCATGGGCAGCTGCAGGTAGACCGACCGGTGCCCCAAGCTTCCAAACTCTGGTATCTTCCACATTTGTTTATGGCATCACCACAGTCCACACGCACAGAGACGTGTAGTGGAGCACGGCCAGAAAAAGGGCTCGGCCGCCAGCTGCAAAGCCCGCGACACAGATTGACTCGAGCGACATGACACCACCGGTGTTGTAGACTCGTAGTACGTAGCGGCTCGTAAAGAAATGGATCGGGGCACGAGCCCACGAGGCCAGCAGCCAGCCGGAGCGGTTGCGGGTGAGGCCACGGCGGAAAAGCGCGGGTCGCGTTGTGCCGCGGTGTCCCGCGCCGTGGTGACACGCCCGGAACCCACTGCTACCTGGAACTGTCCCGGGAGGGACCCGTGCGTGCGTGCCGGTCGGTCGATGGCAACGCGGCCACGCTCCGCCGCTGTCCCATGTTCCAAGTCCCGCCGCGGGAGCCGGCAGCCTCTCTCGCCTCTCGCCCTGCCAACCGCCGCTAGCTAGCGGATCGAGGCCACTTGCGTGATCCGCCGGCAAGTTGGCACTGAGGCCTGCCCGGCCGCCCGGCGGAACCGGTTCCCTTTCGTGGCTTGTCGCACGGCGCCCCCGGCCGGGTCTGCCGTTGCCGGTGCACGTATGCTTCGGTCCTTTTGTAGGCCGCCCGCCGGGGCAGGAAATGGCAGCATCGACGTCGATCACCCCTGGGCCCTGGCAGTGTCGCGCGCCGGGCACAGGCTGTCAGTAGGTCCGCCTGCCAGAGCCGAGACGTTGATGGGTTCCGCAGGTGCGGCGTGCCCCGGTGATCTCTTGGGGGATGGGTGTTGACGTGCACTGTGCAGGTGCTGTTGGATCACAGGCTCCCGCAGACAGGGAATCTGCGAGCAGAGCCGGTGAAcacgttcgcttcagcttattcagctagcTTATTAAgcaccaaacaatatttttctctcacaacaaatctgccgtttcaacttttcagctggcttattagctgaagcgaataggtcCAGTGGCCCTGAGGTTA is a genomic window containing:
- the LOC117840786 gene encoding eukaryotic translation initiation factor; translation: MMEDVSASWNNIPKRRDVLLEAFGYVCPLQRYSEQNYTKELDLLKGQLMGAGITTADILKDVISLIFEKENFEPTFCPMYAQLCSDLNDKLPSFPPEEPGGKEITLKRVLLNDRQEAYEGASSRRAEIAKLTGPDQET